The Triticum aestivum cultivar Chinese Spring chromosome 5A, IWGSC CS RefSeq v2.1, whole genome shotgun sequence genomic sequence TCTTGATACACAAAACCCATAGAGTATTTTAAGCACAGAAATGAACAAatttcatactccctctgttcacttttataagacattTAAGACAGCACATAAAACAGTTCAATTTCAGCTGTCctaaatgacttacaaaagtgaatagagggagtacttTACACTTGAATGTAAGGGTACTGCTCAGAGTTAAAACAGGGTCACTTTATACAAATATATAACTTATGTACAATTCCATTCATAACTAATCTTGCTGTGTTTGCTACtacctccgtaaagaaatataagagcatttatagatcactaaaatagtgatctaaatgctcttatagaGGGGGTACTTCGCTATAACTAAAGGATGACACATAGATCGGCTTATTTGGAGGAATGGAACCAACAACATGGGAGAAAATTGCAACATACAAATGGTATGGGTAGAACTAATGTAAATCCTATTTGGGGTAGGATTTGGAAATTATCTTGTCCAACAAAGGTGAAATTTTCCATTTGGCGTACTTTGCATGAAACTCTCCCGTGTTGTGTTACACTTGCTAATAGACATATGAAAGTTTTGCCCATCTGCCCATCATGTTTGAATGGACCAGAAGATACAGAACACGTGTTGTTTCTATATCAGAGGGCGAAAGAGGTTTGGAAAAAGCTGGGGTTGTATGAGATGGTTAGGAAAACTTGCGTTGTTGATCGTGCAAGCGATTGTATGAGATGGTTAGGAAAGCTTGCGTTGTTGATCGTGCGGGCGAGGCGGTACTTGAGTTTTTACTTCTTATGCCAGATCAAGATTTAGCTATTTTGGGCCTTCAGAATGCACGTGAACTGATTGCTATAACAacttggtatttatggtgggatACACGTAAGCTGGTTCATGAAGAAAAGTCTCAAGATGCGTACCAAACTTCAATGGGGGCTCGTGCTATAATAGCAAACTATGTTAATGCCCACTCTTCGAAGGTAATTAGTAAAACTGGGGGATGTAGCAGACCTCTTATAGGTTTTGTTAAGCTGAATGTTTGATGCTTCTTTCAATCATGGTCTGCTTAGAGGCACAACGGGGGCTGTTCTTAGGGATGATAAAGGAAGGTTCATTGTTGGTGGAAATTGGAAGATTGATTGATGTGCTCATGTTTTGACAGCAGAAACATTGACCCTAAGATTTGGCTTATTACTTGCACAAAAGACGAGATGCAATCGTCTTGTTATTAACTCAGACAATATGAAAGTGATTGACACAATAAAGAATGGAGAACATTCCGCAGGAGCGGCGGCGGCAGTGTTTGATGATTGTTTTTTTATTCCGTGTGATTTCCCTCTTATTagttttgaacattgtaatagggaagCAAATAAGGTTGCTCATGAACTTGCTAGGTTAGCGAAATTTTCTGTGACAAgggattggtttgaggagcctatgTTTGAAATTGTATCTTTTCTTATTGACGATGTAACTATTATTTCCAATTAATAAAGTtgacgttttattaaaaaaaaggatGACACATAAAGACTGTTAATTATTCAACTCCAAGAACGGAAGCTACGTATTAGTTAAGTTTATGCCTGCCATCATTCTGCTTCAGATTTGTAAATCCAAATGAACCATGACAGGTCATATCAACAAGCATCACATCCTGGAGCGTCCAATCTAACACAGCCTATTATTACATCTCAAGACATTATTGTTGAAACTTCACCAATTGGGTACTTGCTAGTCGATTTCAACAATCTCCTAGTTTCGTCATCCATTGAGACCTTATCCTCGTCCATTCGTTCATCAATTATCAGAGGCATCATTTCAGCTTTAGCGTACGTGCGCAGGACTGAGTTATATATCTCAGTTGTGACATAGCCTGCATCTCTAAGCACAACGAGGAGCTCCTCTGCAGCTTCAATGTCACCTCTCTTCTCAATCTGCGAAAAAAGAGCCGCGACGAGTTGCGGGTTTGGCTCCCATTTCTCCAAGCTTGACAATGCTTTCTTAAGGCATTCCATAACTTTGGCCGTCCTCTCGTCGTTGCCAAGGTAACCCCAAACGAATAACTCCCAAGTGCTATAGCTGGGCTTGACTCCTTTCTGCACAATGTATTGAAGAAAACTCTCTGCCTTCTCCATGTTGCCATTCTTGATGTAAAATGAAAGGATGGTGTTTGGGATCCTTGAATCTTTTGTTCCTGACTCTGACTCCCATTCGCCGTAAACGCACTCTGCTGCTGCAATATCGCCAAACCTTGTAAGCGAAGTAAGCATGCACTTGTACTCGGCGTCACTGAACTTCCTGAAGGTTTGTCTCATCTTGCTCCACACCCTGTCCAAGTTACCTCTATCTGACAGGCTTGCGTACATGGTGAGTAGTGATGAGTAGGCGGCTCGCTCCTTCCTGGAGGCCCTCTTCTCCATCTCCACAAGCGCATCCCGGCCTTTGACATGAAGACCGGCATTGATGTAAATGCTGGCCAGCAGGCTGAAGGTCATCCAGTCAGGGACCACCCTGTCATCTTTCATGAGATCAAAGACCTTCTCCGCGCTTTTCACGCTGTTGTTCCTGGAGCAGTAGGTGAGCCATATGTTGTACGTGACCAGGTCTGGGATGGTGTACCTCCTGAGCTCCTTGATCATCTCGGGCACCTTCTCCAGCTCGCCGGTCGACATGTAGAGCGACATCATGTGGTTGAATGGGAGTGCGCAGGTGAGGTACCCTGCGCCAGCCATCTCCTTGAGCATGGCCTCGGCCTTGTCCCGGGCGCCGTGCTGCACGTAGGCGTGCAGGAGGGAGTTGCAGGTGGACGGCCCCTTGGCCCGCTCGGGGACGTCCTCGAAGAACTTTTCGGCGCTGGCCAGGCCCCGCACcttggcgacgaggtcgaggtggACGGCGTGGTCCCCCGGCAGCAGCCTGATCTCCGGCTGCGTCCTCATCCACTCGCAAATCTGCATtcgtggcggggcggggcggggtcaAGTCGACAGGCAATACGGCAAACAGTTGGCGGGCGGGCGCGCGCTGCTAGGTGCAACGCGTTGGCAATGGCGCGCGCGTACCTCGAGGGCGTGCTTGAAGCGGCGGTACTTGCGGAGCTCGCGGACGACGCGGTTGAGCTGGTACTTGTGCACCGCCCGGCCTTCCTCCGCCCATCGGCGCAGCACCACCACCGCGCTCCGCTTCGGGTAGATGAGCTTCAGCAGACGCTTGCCCAGCGTGTCCCCGCCCCCGCCGGAACTCGACCCTCCAGTTCCTCCTGTTGACGCCGCCGGGGCGGAGGCGGACAGCAGCCTCGCGTAGCCGGCGGCGGCCGCTAGTCGGCGGGAGAGCATCGCTTCGCAATATAGGGAGAAAAAAAAAATGTCCTGTTCGCTTGGAACTAACGGGCTAGCGAATATAGGGAGAAAAAAAAAGTCTAATTCTCAGGCCTGGTACTGGGAGGCCCATCGCAGGCCCACATAGAAAAAGGGTGCTTTGTAGTGTCTGAATCAGGATCATGAATCTCCACATGAAGGATTATCAACAAAAAGAAGTGCGTGAACACGATAAAATTTCACAAATCCTACCTAGTAGGCGCAAAAATGACGGTGAAAAAAATCTCATAATTTGGAGTCATCAGGATCATACACACGGTAACCAACAACAATCTCTAGTAGTGTGCTTGCACAGCCAGCTCCTGAGCTAGAGCACTCTATGGGGTTTGCCATGGCGACAAACTCAACACCCTAGCCTTGTTGTCCAGCAGGTGGCTCAAAGCTGCCATGAGAGCCTCATCGCAGAATCCACCTTGCTCCATGACGGCGTTGTCCAGGTCAGCGTGGACGTCGATGGACTTGCTCTCCCTAATGGCGGTTGCCACCTCCTTCACGGCCTCAGTCATGCTGGTGAAGACACTGATCTCCTCCTTCATTAggccgcccctcttcctcttcctatcgaCCACAGGGACATTCTCAAAATGGCTTGTTAGAGCCATCAATGACTGCCTCTACGTCCTGGGTGCCTGGGAACTCCGCATGGGCGAATCGAGAGGCTCACCGGAGCCCATGGCATGCTTACTGGCtgccagcccgaaggagaagaCATGTTGCATCTAGTTATAGTTCTggatgggtgtgttgaggaactcagcgtCTTTGGGGTGGTCCCAAGAAAGAAGCACAAAAGTTGTTAGTTACGAGTAGGCAATGGTTGTCGGTGTGAAAAATAAGGGGCAGTGAGCTAACCGTGACATGGCCGATGTGCTCTGCCTCCAGAACGATCGAGCAAGTGTTCTAACCCCATGAAGTGCCTGTAAGGTCTTTGAGCTTGGAGCTCATCGAGGGGGGCTGGGAGTCCTCGACGTAGGACGCATCGAACTGGCTGTCGGACAGgacaagggcctgactaagatcttgcatgcgtggtcatgtcctacaatcctAGCACATATTGATAACAAGCATAACACATTGTCAAGCCCGTGGGACAGGGGGTACCCATGCCCGTCTGCCTGCGGCCCAAGGCATGGCGCCTGGCgtgggcccaacacggcccatcttcggGACTTCACGAGCAGGATCCTCGCGAAGCCCCCCCCGCCTCACGAGGTGGGCATCGGCAAGCATCACCAGGAGCTCCCCGAGGGCCTCGCACCGGGtggcctcctgatacgtctccaacgtatttataatttttgattgttccatgccgttatattatcattcttggatgttttacaattattttatagcaactttatattattttttatgactggcctattgacatagtgcccagtgccagttgctattttttgcttgtttttacttcacagaaaatcaaataacaaatggattccaaatgcagcaaaacattttggagaatttttctagaccagaagacataGGATGGACCAAAGAAGTACCgcaggggtgccccgaggggggcacaacccacctgggcgcgcctgggggcccaggtgctccctggtgggttgtgcccacctcggtggcctctcgcaccgcctctttgctttataaataccccaatatcccaaaaaccctaggggagtcgacgaaacacaattccagccgccgcaagttccagaaaccacagatccaatctagacaccatcacggaggggttcatcatcctcattggtgcctctccgatgatgcgtgattagttcattgtagacctacgggtccgtagttagtagctagatggcttcctcttgtCAGAATCGGGACTCTGTAGACCCAAGATAGATTTGAACTCTGGAGTGCGTGCGAATAACTCAACCTCCATAGTCTGCCAACACGTCGATCCCTTGGCCTAGATCGATGAACTAGAATGGAAAGAGACACAAcggtttacccaagtttgggccaccttgcggtgtaataccctagtcctgctttgtggtggattatcCTCGAGGTGGGCTCAGGATGAActggtacagaggaagaacaaccccaggaggtgtgttcttatgcttgtgtgagctggtgagggtgcgGATGGTCTGAATGACCGTCCCCttttatggtggtggctaggctatatttatagtggccttggtcctctttcccaaaacgaaggcaggaagggatcccacaacgaccaaattcaatgggagacaactagtacatcttatcctgatgaaaggtggtctttgcctgcaaagcttctggtcgtgacgccgtggtgggctcggcaatgacctccgtcctgccatcctagcggtcttggtctcgtaGCACAGAAATGGAAacatttggttgattcctcgggacttcacgcctgcgcttgcctctttaacaccaaagaggaaacctgctacaCTGCgtcgctggcgccctcctggccttggtcgtcatggcttgcgtcatcttAGCCTCATGAGGTGGGCGCCTACATAGGAaactccgctcctcaggagccatccTAGGGAGGCCACTCCCTCTAGAGgtcttggtgaaggaaatatgccctagaggcaataataaagttgttatttatattttcttatgtcatgattgttggaaatatgccctagaggcaataataaattgattattattatatttccttgttcatgataatcgtttattatccatgctagaattgtattgataggaagctcagatacatgtgtggatacatagacaacaccatgtccctagtaagcctctagttgactagctcgttaatcaatagatggttacggtttcctgaccatggacattggatgtcgttgataacgggatcacatcattaggagaatgatgtgatggacaagacccaatcctaagcctagcacaagatcatgtagttcgtatgctaaagcttttctaatgtcaagtatcatttccttagaccatgagattgtgcaactcccggataccgtaggagtgctttgggtgtgccaaacgtcacaacgtaactgggtggctataaaggtacactacgggtatctctgaaagtgtctgttgggttggcacgaatcgagattgggattttgtcactccgtgtaaacggagaggtatctctgggcccactcggtaggacatcatcataatgtgcacaatgtgaccaaggggttgatcacgggatgatgtgttacggaacgagtaaagagacttgccggtaacgagattgaacaaggtatcggtataccgacgtgaTCTTGacgtgagcacatgccttgacgtgatcttgaaggtgttcaagatggatcagtcaaagaaggagttcttgcctgagttgtaaggtatgaagttaagacttaaagctcgaccatggcagaatagagagaaaggaacgaaggtcgtcccctatgcttaagacataggctctacagtatgctatgctgtgtaccgcacctgaagtgtgctttaccatgagtcagtcaaggggtacaagagtgatccaagaatggatcacaggacagcggtcaaagttatccttagtaactagtggactaaggaattttctcaattatggaggtggtaaaagagttcgtcgtaaagggttacgtcgatgcaagcttaacacctatccggatagctctgagtagagataccggatacgtataatggagcaacaatttagaatagctccaagtagaacagttatttggaatagctccaaatagaacatggtagctgcatctaggagatgacatagagatttgtaaagcacacacggatctgaaaggttcagacccgttgactataacctctctcaagcataacatgatcaaacccagaactcatcgagtgttaatcacatggtaaatgtgaactagattattgactccagtaaactctttgggtgttagtcacatggggatgtgaccttgagtgttaatcacatatcgatgtgaactagattattgactctagtgcaagtgggagactgttggaaatatgccctagaggcaataataaattgattattattata encodes the following:
- the LOC123106724 gene encoding pentatricopeptide repeat-containing protein At4g02820, mitochondrial, whose product is MLSRRLAAAAGYARLLSASAPAASTGGTGGSSSGGGGDTLGKRLLKLIYPKRSAVVVLRRWAEEGRAVHKYQLNRVVRELRKYRRFKHALEICEWMRTQPEIRLLPGDHAVHLDLVAKVRGLASAEKFFEDVPERAKGPSTCNSLLHAYVQHGARDKAEAMLKEMAGAGYLTCALPFNHMMSLYMSTGELEKVPEMIKELRRYTIPDLVTYNIWLTYCSRNNSVKSAEKVFDLMKDDRVVPDWMTFSLLASIYINAGLHVKGRDALVEMEKRASRKERAAYSSLLTMYASLSDRGNLDRVWSKMRQTFRKFSDAEYKCMLTSLTRFGDIAAAECVYGEWESESGTKDSRIPNTILSFYIKNGNMEKAESFLQYIVQKGVKPSYSTWELFVWGYLGNDERTAKVMECLKKALSSLEKWEPNPQLVAALFSQIEKRGDIEAAEELLVVLRDAGYVTTEIYNSVLRTYAKAEMMPLIIDERMDEDKVSMDDETRRLLKSTSKYPIGEVSTIMS